In the genome of Bacillus sp. S3, one region contains:
- a CDS encoding glycerate kinase, with protein MKIVIAPDSFKESLSALEVAEAIEKGFKRHFSDAQFIKVPMADGGEGTVQSLVDATGGEIIRKTVTGPLGESVEAFFGLLGHKTTAVIEMAAASGLHLVPVEKRNPLITTTRGTGELIKAALDLGVDHIIIGIGGSATNDGGAGMAKALGVRFLDIEGHEIGEGGGALGSIASIELADLDSRLQNVKIEVACDVDNPLIGERGAAAIFGPQKGATPEMVAQLDRNLGQYAAIIDRDLGKKIIDVSGAGAAGGLGGGLLAFLSAELKRGVEIVIDATGLTSLVRDADLVITGEGKIDGQTIFGKTPIGVAKTAKKFAVPVVAIAGNVADDASIVHDYGIDAVFSIVPGVVMVEDAFRHAAEYVERTSGNIAAVWKLKR; from the coding sequence ATGAAAATAGTCATTGCTCCGGATTCTTTTAAGGAGAGTTTGTCTGCGCTGGAGGTGGCTGAGGCGATCGAAAAAGGCTTCAAACGCCATTTCTCTGATGCGCAGTTCATAAAGGTTCCTATGGCCGATGGCGGTGAAGGAACGGTTCAGTCTCTCGTTGATGCAACTGGCGGTGAAATCATTCGAAAAACGGTAACTGGCCCGCTGGGTGAATCAGTAGAAGCCTTTTTTGGGCTTCTTGGTCACAAAACGACTGCTGTTATTGAGATGGCGGCAGCTTCAGGTCTGCATCTTGTTCCTGTTGAAAAACGCAACCCGTTGATTACCACAACTAGAGGGACAGGAGAATTGATCAAGGCTGCCCTTGATTTAGGCGTGGATCATATCATCATTGGCATCGGAGGCAGTGCGACGAATGACGGAGGTGCAGGAATGGCCAAAGCCCTTGGCGTTCGCTTTCTCGATATAGAAGGTCATGAAATTGGTGAAGGAGGCGGGGCTCTTGGGTCTATAGCTTCTATCGAACTAGCTGACTTGGATTCCCGCCTCCAGAATGTGAAAATCGAAGTGGCCTGTGATGTCGACAATCCTTTGATTGGAGAAAGGGGAGCCGCCGCTATTTTTGGACCGCAAAAAGGAGCAACACCAGAAATGGTCGCTCAATTGGATCGCAATCTTGGCCAATATGCCGCGATTATTGATCGTGATCTCGGTAAAAAGATTATAGATGTTTCGGGTGCCGGTGCTGCCGGCGGGCTTGGTGGCGGCCTGCTTGCTTTCTTATCGGCAGAGCTCAAGCGCGGTGTTGAGATTGTCATTGATGCCACCGGGCTTACTTCATTGGTTCGGGATGCCGATTTGGTTATTACCGGTGAAGGAAAGATTGACGGACAGACGATTTTTGGCAAGACACCAATTGGTGTAGCGAAAACGGCTAAAAAGTTCGCCGTGCCTGTTGTTGCAATAGCAGGGAACGTTGCAGATGACGCCAGTATTGTCCATGACTATGGAATTGATGCGGTTTTTAGTATTGTTCCGGGTGTTGTGATGGTAGAGGATGCCTTTAGGCATGCAGCGGAATATGTCGAAAGGACCTCTGGCAATATTGCTGCGGTTTGGAAGCTTAAAAGATAA
- a CDS encoding ATP-binding protein, whose amino-acid sequence MNRSGQITLVLISVLFTTFQKVWDHHPFFSIDFFVFTLIAWVVGWQYDKARDFEKKARASEESYKKLIDSLPEPVYITREHKVLYANHAAASLVGAANKEEVIGKMILDYIVPEYKDRLMERFKQIKKEQSPVNTIEYKAKRIDGSTFFFEVSSLFIVYGGTEAVLSIGKDITERKEQTERLLQKSEKLALLGQMAAGIAHEIRNPLTSIKGFIQLFKANQQKEEYFDIVLAELDRINTIVGEFLVLAKPTAAVYVEKDVKILFQDVVTLIGTQSILNNVEILVDFAPDLPMISCEENQLKQVFLNLLKNAIEAMPHGGTIYVQVEEKEAGNISIKIIDEGVGIPKERLSTLGEPFYTTKEKGTGLGLMTCFKIIESHSGVLTIHSKVNDGTTIEIILPTMKQPLLKKELSYM is encoded by the coding sequence ATGAACAGGTCGGGTCAAATTACACTGGTTCTAATTTCGGTCTTATTTACCACTTTCCAAAAGGTGTGGGATCATCATCCATTTTTTTCAATAGACTTTTTTGTATTTACTCTGATTGCATGGGTGGTTGGCTGGCAATATGATAAAGCGCGTGATTTTGAAAAAAAGGCTCGCGCTAGTGAAGAAAGCTATAAAAAATTAATTGATTCATTGCCTGAGCCGGTCTATATTACGAGAGAACATAAAGTTCTTTATGCCAATCATGCTGCAGCCAGTCTGGTTGGAGCCGCCAATAAAGAAGAGGTAATCGGTAAAATGATTCTTGATTATATCGTTCCGGAGTATAAGGACCGTTTAATGGAACGATTTAAACAAATAAAGAAGGAACAAAGTCCTGTCAACACAATCGAGTACAAAGCGAAACGGATAGATGGCTCGACATTCTTTTTTGAGGTATCGTCCTTGTTTATCGTATATGGCGGCACAGAGGCAGTGCTTTCTATTGGGAAGGATATTACCGAACGGAAAGAACAGACCGAACGCTTGCTGCAAAAATCAGAAAAATTGGCACTGTTAGGACAAATGGCAGCAGGTATTGCTCATGAAATTCGAAATCCACTAACGTCTATAAAAGGATTCATCCAGTTATTTAAAGCGAACCAACAAAAAGAGGAATATTTTGATATTGTCTTAGCGGAACTTGATCGGATCAATACCATAGTGGGTGAATTCCTTGTACTCGCCAAACCAACTGCCGCCGTATATGTTGAAAAAGATGTAAAGATACTATTTCAGGATGTTGTGACCTTAATCGGCACTCAATCTATTTTAAATAATGTTGAAATCCTTGTTGACTTCGCCCCTGACTTGCCCATGATTAGCTGTGAAGAAAATCAGTTGAAGCAAGTTTTTCTAAACCTGCTCAAAAATGCAATTGAAGCCATGCCTCATGGCGGTACTATTTATGTTCAGGTGGAGGAAAAGGAGGCAGGGAATATTTCGATAAAAATTATTGATGAGGGAGTTGGTATACCAAAGGAACGCCTCTCGACACTTGGCGAGCCTTTTTACACCACGAAGGAAAAAGGAACTGGTCTCGGCCTAATGACCTGCTTTAAAATAATCGAAAGTCATTCTGGTGTATTAACGATTCATAGTAAAGTCAACGATGGAACGACAATAGAAATTATTTTACCTACGATGAAACAGCCATTATTAAAAAAGGAACTTAGTTATATGTAA
- a CDS encoding SpoIID/LytB domain-containing protein, which produces MKKIMLVAVVFTLLFSLIPLKYGHAQQSEPIVNVKLVNYLGNKTQLSLKPTGDYIINGSDLSLSSQNTYLLKTENGRLSLYKDNLLLNSFDTFSVTPVQAEGQLFINDRGYLGSFKFVVENNQFVRPINSVKMENYLKGVVPIEMYPSWEIEALKTQAVAARTYAMGYLNSDVINDTISYQVYGGYVWTTNTSKAVDATQGQVAQYNGRLIDAVYSASNGGMTESNANAWGNTAVPYLTIKPDSYDPKKVWNFSLHQTQIDLTTKDLANPTSWWTETNEADATITTNIKMWLNKNGYANKDIKIVSIPEFSLSGIASGGRVSKGNVTLEFFVKDKMDADGKLALQHVSLSNLSASTIRNMIGGRVMLSLLVDSVNTENNLITVKGFGDGHGVGMSQWGAQNMAKAGKSYEDILKFYYTGISIVKIYDVSHSTPQTPIQQQHGWVYTNGKWSYFNSTGSKATGWLKDANQWYYLNQYGEMLTGWQMAGGKWYFLKSNGAMATGWLKDQNKWYFLTSSGAMATGWLKDQNKWYFLTSSGAMATGWIFVQGKWYYLSGSGAMVTGWQKVGSKSYLFHSSGYWIR; this is translated from the coding sequence TTGAAAAAAATCATGCTTGTTGCCGTGGTTTTTACATTGTTATTTTCTCTAATTCCTTTAAAATATGGTCATGCGCAGCAATCTGAGCCGATTGTTAATGTTAAGCTTGTCAATTATTTAGGCAATAAAACGCAACTTTCATTAAAGCCGACTGGTGATTATATTATTAATGGATCCGATCTTTCCTTAAGCTCTCAGAATACTTATCTATTAAAAACGGAAAATGGAAGATTATCATTGTATAAAGATAATCTTTTATTGAATTCATTTGATACTTTTTCTGTAACACCTGTACAAGCTGAAGGTCAGCTGTTCATTAATGACCGGGGATATTTAGGCAGTTTTAAATTTGTTGTGGAAAACAATCAATTTGTACGTCCCATCAATTCAGTCAAAATGGAGAACTATTTAAAAGGGGTTGTTCCCATTGAAATGTATCCTTCCTGGGAAATTGAAGCATTAAAAACACAAGCTGTTGCCGCTCGAACGTATGCGATGGGTTATTTAAACAGCGATGTCATTAATGATACCATTTCATACCAGGTTTATGGCGGATATGTTTGGACAACGAATACCTCCAAAGCAGTAGATGCGACACAGGGTCAGGTTGCCCAATACAACGGCCGGTTAATTGACGCCGTTTATTCTGCTAGCAACGGCGGTATGACAGAAAGTAATGCAAATGCATGGGGGAATACAGCCGTCCCTTATTTAACCATCAAACCAGACTCGTACGATCCCAAAAAGGTTTGGAACTTTTCCCTTCATCAAACGCAAATCGATCTAACCACAAAAGATTTGGCGAACCCTACTTCCTGGTGGACTGAAACAAACGAAGCAGATGCAACCATTACTACTAATATTAAAATGTGGTTAAACAAAAATGGTTATGCAAATAAAGATATTAAAATTGTTTCCATTCCTGAATTTTCATTATCCGGTATAGCTTCTGGCGGCCGTGTCAGCAAAGGTAACGTAACTTTGGAGTTTTTTGTAAAGGATAAAATGGATGCAGATGGAAAATTAGCTTTGCAGCATGTTTCATTATCAAATTTAAGTGCATCCACCATCCGGAATATGATTGGTGGACGGGTTATGTTGAGTCTGTTGGTGGATAGTGTGAATACCGAAAATAATCTCATTACGGTTAAAGGCTTTGGAGATGGTCATGGTGTTGGTATGAGTCAATGGGGTGCTCAGAACATGGCAAAAGCAGGTAAATCTTACGAGGACATTCTAAAGTTTTATTATACTGGGATTTCCATTGTTAAAATATATGATGTATCTCATTCAACACCACAAACTCCAATTCAACAACAACATGGCTGGGTATACACAAATGGCAAGTGGTCCTATTTTAATTCCACTGGTTCAAAGGCAACCGGCTGGTTAAAGGATGCTAATCAGTGGTATTACTTAAACCAATATGGTGAGATGCTTACAGGCTGGCAAATGGCGGGCGGAAAATGGTACTTCCTTAAATCAAACGGGGCGATGGCAACGGGTTGGTTGAAGGATCAAAACAAATGGTACTTCTTAACCTCTTCCGGAGCGATGGCAACGGGTTGGCTGAAGGATCAAAACAAATGGTACTTCTTAACTTCATCCGGTGCGATGGCGACCGGCTGGATTTTCGTCCAAGGGAAGTGGTACTATTTATCCGGCAGCGGTGCAATGGTTACAGGCTGGCAAAAAGTTGGCAGCAAATCGTACCTATTCCATTCTAGCGGGTATTGGATTCGTTAA
- a CDS encoding S8 family peptidase, translating into MKKKKKRLLSTLLTAVLVVPLLLQPQMSVNAATKGVSTSAKDQLPAPKQKVTKSLYKQFDDQDKVTFLIKMKEQVDSAKVAKNAEDKAKVQKATPAKTKSLKRNTIVSELKATAQETQSDVLAFLQEQEKAGKAKDVHSYYIVNAIAVTATEEVMEKAAAFAEVEKILPNETRQLFVPEKSTATAVQEPAAETTAIEWNIDRVGAPAVWEMGIDGSGVVIGSIDTGVQWDHPALKEKYRGYNQATGQTDHTYSWLDAVRGQATPYDDHGHGTHTTGTMVGSEPNGSNVIGVAPGAKWIAVKAFTAAGGTDADLLEAGEWMIAPGGNPDKAPDVINNSWGGGPGLDEWYRPMVQAWKAAEIFPEFSAGNTTLSNPGGPGSVANPANYPESFATGATDVNNKLGSFSLLGPSPYAEIKPEIAAPGVNIRSAVPGSSYEGGWNGTSMAGPHVSAAIALIKQANSNLTVDQLEQILQTTAIPLTDNTYPNSPNNGYGSGLLNVFDAVSSVVSGLGKLKGQVTKDGDDSEAPVLTHSQPATVFAGMPLTLEASAADNISVTDVSLQYQKQDGSWATVAAQRTSGDYKNGTYSVTIPGQEISGTTFAYKWKALDFGGNESVSEHSITVLPGITVGYAADFESNPDGWTSYGANDSWQWGVPTTGPGSAFSGEKVYATNLTGPYASKANASLQMPPIDLPEGNSYLQFKQWYELERNYDFGHVFVSTDGVNWVQKLRVNNLSNGWIDGEVDLSEYAGQRIYVAFNITTDGSVTKQGWYLDDVRLTNAPLAAPQKAELGDSSDKEESASDSVKKEKINPDQIAITMPEVKKEAAKEKAAPMLLPMQAQVTVIESGRSVNTNPANGSFEMTHASGTFTVIAEAYGYQSQTKSVTIEQDGEAAANFTLQELAKGTVSGTITNQASGQPVAGATVYIIEDAAVQPVQTDANGHFSITAYEGDYTLKVIAPHYYSQEVAIKLKGNMEQNFDIKPFIGFPSEIGYDDGTAENARAFYDAGNGWAVKMSLAKGHKKALVTGGLFRFWTSEWPVPGGTAFKVAVYDATGVDGAPGKKLAGPIDATALRNGQWTQVDLSSHGILVEGDFYLVYIQADVNTKSPGLATDENGTNAKRSWQLVGGAWSPSPEDEGNYMIRAVVDYEVTAPTITSPIDGTFTNVETVNVKGEAAPTTKVHIFNKGKEVATVDTKNDGTYAVDVKLAKGENQLTAKASTSQGMTDASAPVKVIFDADAPELTIGAPTDGSKINKETVTVSGTVADDYLNFVLVNGTTAKVENGKYSARIMLDEGKNAIKVTAKDQAGNTTEKSVNVDVDYTAPLISNVKPDVDKTLKKGESVKIEFKSEPGLKTSFSIHMPLTQMNSTLAANATELPMMEVSPGNYVGYYTATKDMVADGAVIEVKAVDSFNNESRQTADGKLYINVKNNGKGKGNGK; encoded by the coding sequence ATGAAGAAAAAGAAAAAACGATTGTTATCTACTCTATTAACCGCCGTCTTAGTTGTACCATTGCTCCTGCAGCCGCAAATGAGTGTAAATGCTGCGACGAAAGGAGTGAGTACTTCAGCGAAAGATCAGCTGCCAGCACCTAAGCAAAAAGTAACGAAATCGCTCTACAAACAGTTTGATGATCAGGATAAAGTCACATTCCTCATCAAAATGAAAGAACAAGTGGATTCGGCAAAAGTTGCCAAGAATGCGGAAGATAAAGCAAAGGTTCAGAAGGCTACACCAGCGAAAACAAAATCATTAAAGCGAAACACAATTGTATCCGAATTAAAAGCGACTGCACAAGAAACACAATCAGACGTGTTAGCATTTTTACAGGAACAAGAAAAAGCCGGTAAGGCAAAAGATGTTCATTCCTACTACATCGTGAATGCAATTGCTGTTACAGCTACCGAAGAGGTAATGGAAAAAGCAGCAGCATTCGCAGAGGTTGAAAAAATCCTTCCGAACGAAACAAGACAATTGTTTGTCCCGGAAAAATCTACGGCAACAGCTGTTCAAGAACCAGCAGCCGAAACGACAGCGATTGAATGGAATATTGATCGTGTCGGAGCACCGGCAGTTTGGGAGATGGGGATTGATGGCAGCGGCGTTGTCATCGGTTCAATCGATACAGGTGTTCAATGGGATCATCCAGCATTAAAGGAAAAATACCGCGGTTATAATCAGGCTACAGGTCAAACGGATCATACGTATAGTTGGCTGGACGCCGTTCGCGGGCAAGCAACGCCATATGATGACCATGGACATGGTACACATACAACAGGGACAATGGTCGGTTCAGAGCCAAATGGTTCGAATGTAATCGGAGTCGCTCCAGGTGCAAAGTGGATTGCAGTAAAAGCGTTCACAGCCGCAGGGGGCACAGATGCTGATTTATTAGAAGCAGGTGAATGGATGATCGCCCCTGGTGGCAATCCAGATAAGGCACCTGATGTCATCAATAATTCATGGGGCGGTGGTCCTGGGCTTGACGAGTGGTATCGGCCGATGGTTCAAGCATGGAAAGCAGCAGAAATCTTCCCGGAATTCTCTGCAGGAAATACAACGTTAAGTAACCCTGGCGGTCCCGGGTCCGTTGCCAATCCGGCTAACTATCCAGAGTCATTCGCTACAGGGGCAACTGATGTCAATAACAAACTAGGAAGTTTTTCTTTACTTGGACCTTCTCCATATGCAGAAATTAAACCTGAGATTGCAGCGCCTGGTGTCAATATTCGTTCAGCAGTTCCTGGCAGCAGTTATGAAGGCGGATGGAATGGAACGTCAATGGCTGGCCCGCATGTTTCAGCAGCGATTGCTTTAATTAAGCAGGCTAATTCAAACTTAACCGTCGATCAATTAGAACAAATTTTACAAACAACTGCTATTCCGTTAACAGACAATACGTACCCGAACTCACCGAACAACGGATATGGTTCAGGTTTATTGAATGTCTTTGATGCTGTTTCTTCCGTTGTTTCTGGCTTAGGAAAATTGAAGGGCCAGGTAACGAAAGATGGAGACGACAGTGAAGCACCGGTGTTAACGCATTCCCAACCTGCCACGGTTTTTGCAGGAATGCCGCTAACGTTAGAAGCTTCAGCTGCCGACAATATTAGTGTAACAGATGTATCGCTTCAATATCAAAAACAAGATGGATCATGGGCAACCGTTGCCGCACAGCGCACAAGCGGTGATTATAAAAATGGCACGTACAGTGTGACAATTCCTGGGCAAGAGATTTCCGGTACAACCTTTGCCTATAAGTGGAAAGCTCTTGATTTCGGCGGCAATGAATCGGTGAGTGAACATTCGATCACGGTTCTTCCTGGCATTACAGTAGGCTACGCTGCGGATTTCGAAAGCAATCCTGATGGCTGGACTTCTTATGGAGCCAATGATTCCTGGCAATGGGGTGTCCCAACGACAGGACCAGGGTCCGCTTTTTCCGGAGAGAAAGTATATGCGACAAATTTAACTGGGCCATATGCGAGCAAAGCAAACGCTTCATTACAAATGCCACCAATTGATTTGCCGGAAGGAAACAGCTATCTCCAATTTAAACAATGGTATGAGCTTGAAAGAAACTATGATTTCGGGCATGTATTTGTTTCAACAGATGGTGTGAACTGGGTGCAAAAGCTTCGCGTCAATAACCTGTCAAATGGCTGGATTGACGGTGAAGTCGATTTAAGTGAATATGCAGGACAAAGAATCTATGTCGCTTTCAACATCACTACAGATGGCAGTGTAACGAAGCAAGGCTGGTATTTAGATGATGTCCGCCTGACGAATGCACCACTTGCCGCACCACAGAAAGCAGAATTGGGTGATTCCTCTGACAAAGAAGAGTCTGCTTCGGATTCTGTCAAAAAAGAAAAGATTAATCCGGATCAGATTGCCATCACGATGCCAGAGGTGAAAAAGGAGGCCGCCAAAGAAAAGGCTGCGCCAATGCTTTTACCAATGCAGGCACAAGTAACGGTTATTGAATCCGGACGTTCGGTCAACACCAATCCGGCAAATGGCAGCTTTGAGATGACCCATGCGTCAGGGACGTTTACTGTGATTGCAGAAGCGTATGGCTATCAATCGCAAACCAAATCAGTAACAATCGAACAAGACGGAGAAGCAGCTGCAAACTTTACCCTTCAGGAATTAGCAAAGGGGACGGTTTCCGGGACGATTACGAATCAAGCATCAGGACAGCCAGTTGCAGGGGCAACTGTATATATAATCGAAGATGCGGCCGTACAACCTGTCCAAACGGATGCAAACGGACATTTTTCAATTACGGCTTATGAAGGGGATTATACGCTTAAAGTTATTGCCCCGCATTATTACAGTCAAGAAGTGGCCATTAAATTAAAAGGGAATATGGAGCAGAATTTTGATATCAAGCCTTTCATCGGTTTCCCAAGTGAAATCGGTTATGACGATGGCACAGCTGAAAATGCACGGGCCTTTTACGATGCCGGAAATGGCTGGGCGGTCAAAATGTCATTAGCAAAAGGCCACAAAAAAGCATTAGTGACGGGCGGATTGTTCCGTTTCTGGACATCGGAGTGGCCAGTTCCAGGCGGCACTGCCTTCAAAGTAGCCGTATATGACGCAACAGGCGTTGATGGTGCACCTGGTAAAAAACTTGCCGGCCCAATTGATGCGACAGCCCTTCGAAATGGGCAGTGGACACAGGTAGATTTAAGCAGCCACGGGATTCTTGTGGAAGGCGATTTCTATTTGGTTTACATCCAGGCAGATGTCAATACGAAATCACCTGGTTTGGCAACAGATGAAAATGGGACAAATGCGAAGCGCAGCTGGCAGTTGGTTGGCGGTGCATGGTCACCATCTCCGGAGGACGAAGGGAACTATATGATTCGTGCTGTGGTGGATTATGAAGTAACGGCACCAACGATCACCTCTCCTATCGATGGAACATTCACGAATGTTGAAACGGTAAACGTAAAGGGTGAAGCTGCACCAACGACAAAGGTTCATATTTTTAATAAAGGCAAAGAAGTTGCAACAGTTGATACAAAGAATGATGGCACCTATGCTGTTGACGTGAAGCTGGCGAAGGGTGAAAACCAATTAACGGCAAAAGCTTCGACATCACAAGGGATGACAGATGCATCCGCACCTGTAAAGGTCATTTTCGATGCTGATGCACCGGAATTAACAATTGGAGCTCCGACTGACGGAAGTAAAATAAATAAAGAAACCGTAACAGTTAGCGGAACAGTGGCAGATGACTACTTGAATTTCGTGCTGGTCAATGGCACGACAGCGAAAGTAGAGAATGGCAAATATTCCGCAAGAATTATGCTTGATGAAGGAAAAAATGCAATTAAAGTCACGGCCAAGGATCAGGCAGGAAACACAACCGAAAAATCAGTTAACGTGGATGTGGATTATACAGCCCCATTGATTTCAAATGTGAAGCCAGATGTTGATAAAACCTTGAAGAAAGGCGAAAGCGTAAAAATTGAGTTCAAAAGTGAGCCTGGCTTGAAGACATCTTTCTCTATTCATATGCCGCTGACACAAATGAATTCAACACTAGCAGCAAATGCAACAGAGCTTCCAATGATGGAAGTATCACCGGGTAATTATGTTGGCTACTATACGGCTACGAAAGACATGGTTGCTGATGGTGCCGTGATTGAAGTGAAGGCAGTTGATTCCTTTAATAACGAATCAAGGCAAACAGCTGACGGAAAACTGTATATTAATGTTAAGAACAATGGCAAAGGAAAAGGTAATGGGAAATAA
- a CDS encoding transglutaminase domain-containing protein codes for MFLSEKNMLPSIEQIKSLVKLNSYQPSNQENQEIETREAIVNQKDPAEAGQVSSKGTYPPTEIQTYQVTVENGKLVVTGKPTEYGKYNDSDGVILYIQEVRAHKNTTLKVPFTEGKINYSYPLTYTVGDVILNLDEYYNGKENDPNKVLGYAQYTLKDGDPYLAPSYMVQSNDPAIVALAENITNGKQSDVDKSRAIFQWVAQNIAYNAPLVNAANPPIYSAVQTFQSRKVLCTGYAHLSAALHRAVGIEAKIAYGENHAWNEILLNGAWQSEDPTYGSGYINANTNKFVRSYQPAYFSKTDKNKEGEYPW; via the coding sequence ATGTTTCTTTCAGAAAAAAATATGCTTCCTTCTATTGAACAAATAAAAAGCCTAGTAAAGTTGAATAGTTATCAACCATCTAACCAGGAGAATCAAGAGATTGAAACCAGGGAAGCAATTGTGAATCAGAAAGACCCAGCTGAAGCGGGACAAGTATCATCTAAAGGTACCTATCCCCCAACTGAAATCCAAACCTACCAGGTAACAGTAGAAAACGGAAAGCTTGTTGTAACGGGAAAACCTACGGAATATGGGAAATATAATGATTCAGATGGTGTCATTTTGTATATTCAAGAAGTGCGGGCACATAAGAATACGACTCTAAAGGTTCCTTTTACCGAGGGGAAGATTAATTATTCCTATCCATTAACCTATACTGTGGGAGATGTGATTCTTAATCTTGATGAATATTACAATGGCAAGGAAAATGATCCCAATAAGGTACTGGGATATGCCCAATATACCTTGAAAGATGGTGATCCTTATTTGGCGCCAAGTTATATGGTGCAGAGCAATGATCCTGCTATTGTGGCCCTTGCCGAAAATATAACAAATGGAAAGCAGTCTGACGTAGATAAATCTCGGGCAATTTTTCAGTGGGTCGCACAAAACATTGCCTATAACGCACCGCTTGTGAATGCAGCCAATCCACCAATCTATTCTGCAGTCCAAACCTTTCAATCTCGTAAGGTTCTTTGCACCGGTTATGCACACTTAAGTGCTGCCTTGCATCGAGCTGTCGGAATTGAAGCGAAAATTGCATACGGAGAAAACCATGCTTGGAATGAAATTTTGTTGAATGGTGCATGGCAGTCTGAAGATCCGACCTATGGCTCCGGATATATTAATGCTAATACCAATAAATTCGTACGAAGCTATCAACCGGCATATTTTTCGAAAACAGATAAAAACAAGGAAGGCGAGTATCCGTGGTAA
- a CDS encoding proline-specific peptidase family protein — MHTEGFIDVTGGRVSYHKFDENGGGTPVIVLHGGPGSSCYSLLGLKALAKDRPVILYDQLGCGKSDRPTDTTLWRLDRFVEELVQIRQALNLDEVHILGHSWGTTLAAAYCLTNPRGVKSVIFSSPCLSAPLWEQDQKRNLKKLPLDVQETIKRCEENGTTDSEEFAAAIEIFGKHFVNRLEKQPEWLEQKPPGYRNADIYNIMWGPSEFTVLGNLKNFDCTTQLKEITCPTLYTCGRFDEATPETTEYYSSLTPESKFHVFEKSAHMPYIEEPDEYIMAIGNFLKSI, encoded by the coding sequence TTGCATACTGAAGGATTTATCGATGTTACCGGTGGAAGGGTTTCCTATCACAAGTTTGATGAAAATGGCGGAGGTACGCCGGTTATTGTTTTACACGGCGGGCCGGGGTCTTCGTGTTATTCTCTGCTTGGTTTAAAGGCGCTTGCAAAGGATCGGCCAGTGATTTTATATGATCAATTAGGATGCGGAAAGTCCGATCGGCCAACGGACACGACGTTATGGCGCCTCGATCGTTTTGTAGAAGAATTAGTGCAAATTAGACAGGCACTTAACCTTGATGAAGTACATATTCTCGGTCACTCCTGGGGAACTACGCTCGCAGCCGCTTATTGCTTAACGAACCCACGCGGTGTGAAGAGTGTGATTTTTTCAAGTCCATGCCTCAGCGCTCCATTATGGGAACAGGACCAAAAACGAAATCTAAAGAAATTGCCGCTTGATGTGCAGGAAACCATCAAACGGTGTGAAGAAAATGGCACGACCGATTCAGAAGAATTTGCAGCAGCCATAGAGATATTTGGAAAGCATTTTGTCAATCGGCTTGAGAAGCAGCCGGAATGGCTGGAACAAAAACCACCAGGATATCGGAACGCTGATATTTACAATATAATGTGGGGACCGTCTGAATTTACAGTGCTCGGCAATTTGAAAAATTTTGATTGCACCACACAATTAAAAGAAATTACCTGCCCAACTCTATATACGTGCGGGCGTTTTGACGAAGCAACACCGGAAACAACGGAGTATTATAGCAGCCTGACGCCGGAGTCGAAATTCCATGTTTTTGAAAAAAGCGCGCACATGCCATACATTGAAGAGCCGGATGAGTATATAATGGCAATTGGAAATTTTCTTAAATCAATTTAA